Within the Butyrivibrio sp. AE3004 genome, the region TGTCCGTTTTTACCTTGTTAGGTTTGTTTTATTCTCTGAATATTCTTTTTGGAATTTTCAGGGTTGCATTACTATTTCATTGTCAATGTGCTTAAATACTGGGCTCGCAGGCTTTTTTGATGTTTGCCGTACGCCGCAGCGATATTTAATATATCACTCACCCCTATATGTGTCAACAAGAAATTTTACTTTTTTTAAAAATATTTCCAGTTTCCTGTAACTTCAGATTTTCACTATAGTTTTCCTAAATATTTCTTTGAAATTTCTCTGCACATTCAACCGTTCTCTTCAAATAGCTTATTACTTTGTCAGGATATTTTCCAACAGCCGTCTCACCTGTTACCATTACCGAAGATGCTCCATCAAGAATAGCATTAAATATATCACTTACCTCTGCTCTTGTAGGCACCGGATTATTTTCCATAGAAGAAAGCATCTGTGTTACTACCATAAAACGTTTTTTGGAATTACTGCATCTTTTTGCTATTCTCTTTTGAATACCCGGCAACTCCCATAATGGAACTACATTACCCAGATCGCCTCTTGCAATAATAAGTTCATCACACTCTAAAATTATTTCATCAAGTTTCTCCAGGCCTCTTTGGTTTTCTATTTTTGAATACACTTCTATATTAGAAGCTTTTTCTTTTTTCAGGATATCTTTCAAAGTAATTACATCTCTTCGTTCTCGGACAAATGGCTGCATGATTCCTGTAATACCATTATTAATTGCGCATTTGATATTTTGCATGTCAGAATCCGTAAGTGTATTCATTTCTATATCAATATCTTTTATTGCTATGCTTTTTCTGCTTTTCAGTAATCCACCTCTATCAACCTTTGCTTTAGCTGCTTTTCCATCATTCTCCACTACATGACATAGTATTTTCCCGTCATCAAGCAGTATCTCCATATCTTTTCCCAATGCACATAAAATATTACCAGAAAGAGGAATTTCATCTTCTCCAAAGGTTACAATGTCACCTTCAGAAAGCATCTTCTCCTTTTCAAAAGAACCGATTCTGAGTTCAGGACCCTGCAAATCAATAAGAATCTTAGGCACAATACCGGCTTGCTTTCCAAGTCTTCTAACAGTTTCTATAAGTTTTTCATTATCTTCAAGCATAGAATGTGAAAGATTAAATCGTACTCCCGTCATTCCGGATTCGAACATTTTTCTTATTGTTTCTTCATTGCTACATGCAGGTCCAATTGTTCCAAAGATATCTGTCATATTATCCTCTCGTCTTTCTAATTTTGATCAAAAACTAATAATTTAGAAAGTCACAACCTTTATTTTCTGTTATTCATTATATATTAAAAACAGTTCTTTATAGAAAAAGAAAATCCATTGAAACATATATAGCCCCTATGATATTATATTTATGTTAAATATTTTACATTTATTTAAAGGAGTTGCCATGCTTCATATTAAATCACTTTCTGAGGGACTTGACCTTTTCAAAGCTCTCGGTTCAGATGTACGAATTGAAATAATCAAGATTTTACTTGAAGAAAACGGAATGAACATGAACGAGCTCGCAAGCCGTCTGAATATCACAAACGGTGCTCTTACCAGCCACATCCGAAAGCTTGAGGAATGCGGCATGATTACAGTCAGCAATGAAACTAACGGTCATGGTAACCAAAAGATTTGTTCCGTACATGTAGATAAAATCCTAATAGATATCCAAAATGAAGAACGCAATGAAAATATATATACAGCAGATATTAAGGTAGGGCAGTTTTCTGATTATGATGTATTCCCTACCTGTGGTCTTGCTTCATCAACACAAATTATCGGACAGGTTGATGATACAAGGTATTTTTCTCATCCCGATCGTTATAACGCTGATATTCTTTGGTTCACTAAGGGGTATGTAGAATATGTTGTACCTAATTTTATCCCCTTTAATCAGAAGATTGATGAAATATGCATTTCAGCTGAGCTTTCCAGTGAAGCTCCCGGTGTTAATAATGTATGGCCTTCAGATATCTCTTTTTATTTAAACAGCGAATTTCTGGGAACATGGGTATCTCCCGGGGATTTTGGTGATGTTAAAGGAATATTCACCCCTGATTGGTGGTTTCCTAACTGGAATCAATATGGTCTCCTAAAAATGCTTGTTATAAATCATCGTGGAACTTTTATAGATGGTCTTCAGATTTCCGATATCACAATCGATCATTTTGCTCTGACAAGTAAGAGTAGTATAAAATTCAAGATGGCTGTTCCTGCTGATGCCGAGCATGTTGGCGGTCTTACTATTTTCGGAAAAACATTTGGAAATTACAGTCAGGATATTAATGTAAAAATTGCATATAGCCCTATTGATCCCGCTTTGTAAACATAAGAGTTTTGATAATGATATAAAAAGAAGGCAACATTGCCTTCTTTTTTTATTCATATTATTTTATAGTTCACATTCAACACAATTAATTAGAAGAATGTTTTTTTTGCTGCAGCCTGTTTTCTTTCTTTTTTATCTTTATACATCTCTTCATCTGCTTTGCTAAGAAGTGTATCGATGTCAATATTCTCGTCTATGATCACCTGAGCACTTCCGACACTTGCAGTTATTTTATATGTCTTTGATACAACATCGTCTCTTGAAGTTAGCACGTTATCAAGTCTGCTTCGAACTGTATCCGCATTTAAATCTATCGGTTTTTCGGTAAGCAATGCACATGCAAATTCATCTCCGCCATATCTTGCACATACTCCGTTTCTGGAAGAAAAATGTAAAATAGCATCAGCCATACATTGTATAGCAAAATCGCCTTGTGCATGTCCATAGAAATCATTAATGTGCTTTAGATTATCCATATCTATTGAAAATGCAGTTATACATTTTCCTTTATTGGAAGGTTCCTCAATAATACTTTTTAATTCATTATAAAATCCCCTTCTGTTTGGAATTCCGGTGAGATAATCAAGTACAGAGATGCGCTCCATTTCACGATGCATATCCGCAAGATCTCTATTGGTCAAAACAGCATTAATGGCTGTAGACAAAAACATGCTGAACTCTTCACATCTTCTGATATCTCTGTTAGATGTGTTTTTTGTCCCTTCCACTACATAACCAAAGGTTTTATTTCCTGTGTAAAGAAGCCTTACCAAAAGTACACTAATATCATTTTTTTCGATGATTTTATCAAATCCAGGTATGAATTCCTTTTCCTCATAAGAAATGCCTATTCCGGTTCTTTCACCATTCTCACAGCGAAATAATGTAGTGAAATCATCATATACATTTTCTCCGGTTTCGGGTTTTAAAATATCCGAGAAAATCCCAACGAATTGAAAGTCTGATTCCCGCATCCATAATGTATCAACTATAACATTAGAAAGATCGATCACAGAATCCAGCATGGATGTTCTGGATACAAGCATATTAATACTTCTTACCGCCAGATTAACGTCAGAATAGCTGGAAGAAAGAACTGTTATTTCCTCAGGTGACAGGACATCTTCAGATTTAAAACATCCGCAGGAACTTCTCCTTTTCAGTACAAAATCAACATCATAGCTTGCGTCAGCATCTGAATTATTCTCATATTCTTTAATAAGCTTAATTACCTGAACTGCCTCATCTGCATAGTTTGGTTCAACAGTCGATATTGACGGAACGTTAAAAAGGGCGCTCTTAACACCATCAAATCCTGTTACTATTATGTCTTCAGGTACTTTATAACCAAACTTAGACAGCTCATCACAAACAGCAATAGCCATAGCATCATTTGCACATACTATAGCTTCTGGAAGATCTCCCTTTTCTACAAATTGTCTTAAAGCAACTCTTGCAGGTCTGTCCCAGAAATCCCCATAACCTATCCTATCAGGTTCAAACGGAATACCATTTTCAAGAAGAATCTCCTTATATGCATCTATTCTTTCATCTGAAAAGCGGTCCCCTTTAGGTCCCGCGATCATGTTTATTTTTTTACATCCATGCACATTAATTACATGTTTGACAATTTCAGCAAATCCCTCCTTATAACGCATCGAAATATTAATGCTTCCTGGTATTTTTCTTTCCATTACTATCAGGGGGATAGCTTTTTTCTTAGCAAGATTTTTAATAGCATCTATAAGATATTTATTCTTGATAAATTCAAGCTGCATTATTATTGCATCAAGTTCAAGATGTCCTGCAATTTCAATAAGCTTTAGATCACAGTTGTTTTTATCCTGCTTAAAATTTGTTGTCTCGGAAAAACCAAAAGCAAGCATGAGATACCCTTGTTTCAAGCATTCTTTTTCCACTTCATGTATGAAATTACTGTTCTTTTCTTCATCAAGCATACCGCCCATGAAGGCAATCAATTTCTTTGTTTTTCCCATAATTATTGTATTTCCCATTTTTAAAAAATATATAGATTCATAAATTTCTTCAGAAATTCTAAAGCCGGGCATGGACAGATATTTTCCGGAAGAAAAAATGGCCCTGTAAAGCAAGGGTCTTGCGGGCATTTCCGATTACGCACGCAAGAAGTCATAGCTTCCTGAACAAAGTAATTATTTGAAAAATTCCATGTCCCTGCTTAATTTTTCGGAAATATTTTTCAGATCGCTTGCTTCAGTTGCAAGTGTAAGTACTGTGTTTGAAAGTTCCTGCATAGATGCACCTGTTTCTTGTGATGAGGCAGCATTTTGCTGTGATATTGCTGACAGAGTATCCATTGTATCTGCCACAACATCTTTAGAAGTTGCACATTGCTTTGCACCTTTACTGATTGTTGCAACTCCGCTTACAGTTAGTTTAATATCTTCCAGCATCCCGTTTATGGACTCTATTGTTTTACCAAGAGCATCCTGCTGGTCGAGATTTCCCTGTTTTACATGATCCGCTGCGAGCACTGCTGCTTCTGAATCTTCAAGAAGTACACTCATTTCTTTTTTTATGTTATCAGCCATGACCTTGGAATCTTCTGCCAGCTTACCGATTTCTTCAGCCACAACAGAAAAACCTCTTCCTGCCTCTCCTGCTCTTGCTGCCTCAATAGACGCATTAAGGGACAAAAGGTTTGTCTGTGTTGCAATCGCTGTTATACCCTCAACTTTTGCAGATATACTGTTAACAGCATCCTGTGTTCTTTGAATTGTTTCAGATATTTCATCAATCTTGGCAGTCATTTCCTCAGATGATGCCTGTAATGATGACAGTGAACCACCTGAAACCTCGGAAGCCTCTTTCATTTTTGCCGCAAGATTATCAAGTTCCTCTGTGGAAGTCTGAA harbors:
- the pyk gene encoding pyruvate kinase, whose product is MTDIFGTIGPACSNEETIRKMFESGMTGVRFNLSHSMLEDNEKLIETVRRLGKQAGIVPKILIDLQGPELRIGSFEKEKMLSEGDIVTFGEDEIPLSGNILCALGKDMEILLDDGKILCHVVENDGKAAKAKVDRGGLLKSRKSIAIKDIDIEMNTLTDSDMQNIKCAINNGITGIMQPFVRERRDVITLKDILKKEKASNIEVYSKIENQRGLEKLDEIILECDELIIARGDLGNVVPLWELPGIQKRIAKRCSNSKKRFMVVTQMLSSMENNPVPTRAEVSDIFNAILDGASSVMVTGETAVGKYPDKVISYLKRTVECAEKFQRNI
- a CDS encoding ArsR/SmtB family transcription factor, encoding MLHIKSLSEGLDLFKALGSDVRIEIIKILLEENGMNMNELASRLNITNGALTSHIRKLEECGMITVSNETNGHGNQKICSVHVDKILIDIQNEERNENIYTADIKVGQFSDYDVFPTCGLASSTQIIGQVDDTRYFSHPDRYNADILWFTKGYVEYVVPNFIPFNQKIDEICISAELSSEAPGVNNVWPSDISFYLNSEFLGTWVSPGDFGDVKGIFTPDWWFPNWNQYGLLKMLVINHRGTFIDGLQISDITIDHFALTSKSSIKFKMAVPADAEHVGGLTIFGKTFGNYSQDINVKIAYSPIDPAL
- a CDS encoding diguanylate cyclase domain-containing protein yields the protein MGKTKKLIAFMGGMLDEEKNSNFIHEVEKECLKQGYLMLAFGFSETTNFKQDKNNCDLKLIEIAGHLELDAIIMQLEFIKNKYLIDAIKNLAKKKAIPLIVMERKIPGSINISMRYKEGFAEIVKHVINVHGCKKINMIAGPKGDRFSDERIDAYKEILLENGIPFEPDRIGYGDFWDRPARVALRQFVEKGDLPEAIVCANDAMAIAVCDELSKFGYKVPEDIIVTGFDGVKSALFNVPSISTVEPNYADEAVQVIKLIKEYENNSDADASYDVDFVLKRRSSCGCFKSEDVLSPEEITVLSSSYSDVNLAVRSINMLVSRTSMLDSVIDLSNVIVDTLWMRESDFQFVGIFSDILKPETGENVYDDFTTLFRCENGERTGIGISYEEKEFIPGFDKIIEKNDISVLLVRLLYTGNKTFGYVVEGTKNTSNRDIRRCEEFSMFLSTAINAVLTNRDLADMHREMERISVLDYLTGIPNRRGFYNELKSIIEEPSNKGKCITAFSIDMDNLKHINDFYGHAQGDFAIQCMADAILHFSSRNGVCARYGGDEFACALLTEKPIDLNADTVRSRLDNVLTSRDDVVSKTYKITASVGSAQVIIDENIDIDTLLSKADEEMYKDKKERKQAAAKKTFF